Proteins found in one Planctomycetes bacterium MalM25 genomic segment:
- the atpD gene encoding ATP synthase subunit beta, protein MTTATQNVGKITQVIGSTFDVEFPEDQLPPIYNAVRIDSEQKGVSVKLTGEVQQQLGGGRVRCVALGSTDGLIRGAEVVDTGGPVSVPVGEATLGRVFNVTGDEIDGRGPCNAEERWPIHREAPDLQDLTTDTQIFETGIKVVDLLTPFVRGGKAGLFGGAGLGKTVILTELIARIATQHGGYSVFAGVGERTREGTDLWLEMQEAKIGDTGKSVIDQTCMVFGQMNEPPGSRLRVALSALTMAEYFRDKTGADTLLFVDNIFRFSQAGSEVSALLGRMPSAVGYQPTLASEMGALQERIASTKNGAITSVQAVYVPADDPTDPAPATAFGQLDAFLYLERSISEKGIYPAVDPLASSSRILDPQYVGQEHYDCARRVQTTLQRYRELQDIIAILGVDELAESDKQVVHRARRMERFLSQPFYVAEVFTGKPGEFTSIADTIRSFNEIYEGKWDHLPESAFMYVGPIEQAEEQWKKSQQK, encoded by the coding sequence ATGACAACCGCCACCCAAAACGTCGGCAAGATCACCCAGGTCATCGGCTCGACGTTCGACGTCGAGTTCCCCGAGGACCAGCTCCCGCCGATCTACAACGCCGTCCGCATCGATTCGGAGCAGAAGGGCGTGTCGGTCAAGCTGACCGGTGAGGTGCAGCAGCAACTCGGCGGCGGGCGCGTCCGCTGCGTCGCGCTCGGCTCGACGGACGGCCTGATCCGCGGCGCCGAAGTCGTCGACACGGGCGGGCCGGTCTCGGTCCCCGTCGGCGAGGCGACCCTCGGCCGCGTCTTCAATGTCACCGGCGACGAGATCGATGGCCGCGGACCCTGCAACGCCGAAGAGCGTTGGCCCATCCACCGTGAGGCCCCGGACCTCCAGGACCTGACAACCGACACGCAGATCTTCGAGACCGGCATCAAGGTCGTCGACCTCCTCACCCCGTTCGTCCGCGGCGGTAAGGCCGGCCTGTTCGGCGGAGCCGGCCTGGGCAAGACCGTTATCCTCACCGAGCTGATCGCTCGTATCGCCACGCAGCACGGCGGCTACTCCGTCTTCGCGGGCGTCGGCGAGCGGACGCGTGAGGGGACCGACCTCTGGCTCGAGATGCAGGAAGCCAAGATCGGCGATACGGGTAAGAGCGTCATCGACCAGACCTGCATGGTGTTCGGTCAGATGAACGAGCCGCCGGGGTCGCGTCTCCGCGTCGCGCTGTCGGCGCTGACGATGGCCGAGTACTTCCGCGACAAGACGGGCGCCGACACGCTGCTGTTCGTCGATAACATCTTCCGCTTCTCGCAAGCGGGCTCGGAGGTTTCGGCCCTCCTGGGTCGGATGCCGTCTGCCGTCGGTTACCAGCCGACCCTCGCCAGCGAGATGGGCGCCCTGCAAGAGCGGATCGCCTCGACGAAGAACGGCGCCATCACCTCGGTGCAGGCCGTTTACGTCCCGGCGGACGACCCGACCGACCCGGCGCCGGCGACCGCCTTCGGCCAGCTCGACGCGTTCCTCTACCTCGAGCGCTCGATCTCCGAGAAGGGCATCTACCCGGCGGTCGACCCGTTGGCTTCGTCGTCGCGGATCCTCGACCCGCAGTACGTCGGCCAGGAGCACTACGACTGTGCCCGCCGCGTGCAGACGACCCTGCAGCGTTACCGCGAGCTGCAAGACATCATCGCGATCCTCGGCGTCGACGAGCTGGCCGAGTCCGACAAGCAGGTTGTGCACCGCGCCCGCCGCATGGAGCGGTTCCTGTCGCAGCCGTTCTACGTGGCCGAGGTCTTCACCGGCAAGCCGGGCGAGTTCACCTCGATCGCCGACACGATCCGCAGCTTCAACGAGATCTACGAGGGCAAGTGGGACCACCTGCCCGAGAGTGCCTTCATGTACGTCGGCCCGATCGAGCAGGCCGAAGAGCAGTGGAAGAAGTCGCAGCAGAAGTAA
- the atpC gene encoding ATP synthase epsilon chain, sodium ion specific, translating into MAEMTVTVVTPEETVLEAAASSLVLPLFDGEVGILPKHAPMIGRLGYGEMRLTTADGPTSLYVDGGFVQVAGDEVNVMTNRAMTPDKLDGEAAEKQLQESLEGAVGGDDAITARQRTVDQARAQVRLAKKGK; encoded by the coding sequence ATGGCTGAAATGACTGTCACCGTCGTGACGCCCGAAGAGACCGTCCTCGAAGCGGCGGCCTCGTCGCTCGTGCTGCCGCTGTTCGACGGCGAGGTCGGCATCCTGCCGAAGCACGCCCCGATGATCGGCCGGCTGGGCTACGGCGAGATGCGGCTGACGACGGCCGACGGCCCGACCAGCCTGTACGTCGACGGCGGCTTCGTCCAAGTCGCCGGCGACGAGGTCAACGTGATGACCAACCGGGCAATGACCCCCGACAAGCTCGACGGCGAAGCCGCTGAGAAACAGCTCCAAGAGAGCCTCGAAGGCGCCGTCGGCGGCGACGACGCCATCACCGCCCGCCAGCGGACGGTCGATCAGGCCCGGGCGCAGGTGCGGCTGGCGAAGAAGGGCAAGTAG
- the nagK gene encoding N-acetyl-D-glucosamine kinase, translating to MAYYLGVDIGGTTSTLAIGDDQRRVLAISDQFPTAPGEGPKPVIEAIVAQVIAELEKLGATLADAPQLGLATPGPASHDGVLHMTPNLNPEHWDQFPIRAELEKALRQQAPDIRVTYLGDGQAAALGEYVVRSKKFTLDSVPADSLPDEELDSLFMVIVGTGLGGGAVVDGQPLRGKGGRAGHVGHILLPEYAFRHEHDRGLKKGNAYATAESAISLSGLAHQLPYRLSLDEWKDHPLNTAEGTARDKAKQLRELAASGDALACELFDDQARALGVALLNANYLGDYDRLVIGGGVCDLSPEVRERYRKLAEEAYHQHALDGFRDLDRFEFSVCGDNAPVIGALAWATP from the coding sequence ATGGCTTACTACCTCGGCGTCGATATCGGCGGAACGACCAGCACACTCGCGATCGGAGACGACCAGCGGCGCGTCCTCGCCATCAGCGACCAGTTCCCCACCGCGCCCGGCGAGGGGCCCAAGCCGGTGATCGAAGCGATCGTCGCCCAGGTGATCGCCGAGCTGGAGAAGCTGGGGGCCACGCTCGCGGACGCGCCCCAGCTCGGCCTCGCCACGCCCGGGCCCGCCTCGCACGACGGCGTCCTCCACATGACGCCCAACCTCAACCCGGAGCACTGGGACCAATTCCCGATCCGGGCCGAACTCGAGAAGGCCCTGCGGCAGCAGGCGCCGGACATCCGGGTCACCTACCTCGGCGACGGCCAGGCCGCCGCGCTCGGCGAGTACGTCGTCCGTAGCAAGAAATTCACCCTGGATAGCGTGCCGGCCGATTCGCTCCCGGACGAGGAGCTCGACTCGCTGTTCATGGTGATCGTCGGCACGGGGCTCGGCGGCGGAGCGGTCGTGGACGGCCAGCCGCTGCGGGGTAAAGGGGGCCGCGCCGGGCACGTCGGGCACATCCTGCTGCCCGAGTACGCCTTCCGCCACGAGCACGACCGCGGCCTAAAGAAGGGCAACGCGTACGCCACCGCCGAGTCGGCCATTTCTCTCAGCGGCCTCGCCCACCAGCTCCCCTACCGACTCTCACTCGACGAGTGGAAAGACCACCCGCTCAACACAGCCGAAGGGACCGCCCGGGACAAGGCGAAGCAGCTCCGCGAGCTGGCAGCCAGCGGCGACGCCCTCGCCTGCGAGCTGTTCGACGACCAAGCCCGCGCACTCGGGGTCGCGTTGCTCAACGCCAACTACCTGGGCGACTACGACCGCCTCGTCATCGGCGGCGGCGTCTGCGACCTCTCACCCGAGGTCCGCGAGCGCTACCGCAAGCTCGCCGAGGAGGCGTACCACCAGCACGCCCTGGACGGCTTCCGCGACCTCGACCGCTTCGAGTTCAGCGTCTGCGGCGACAACGCCCCGGTGATCGGCGCCCTGGCGTGGGCCACGCCTTAA
- a CDS encoding Orotidine 5'-phosphate decarboxylase has protein sequence MPSFTDRLAAAVRAKRSPLMVGLDPRVAQLPDALRPAEGAPMAEVADAFRLHSCGVIDAVADLTPIVKPQAAFFEQLGPAGMVALGAVIEHARAAGLLVCVDGKRNDIGSTAEAYADGWLGADSPWKGDALTVSPYLGDDSLEPFTKLAARRDAGVFILVKTSNPGGGLFQDEVSDGKSLYQRVGEHVESLSAATAGECGYGVAGAVVGATYPEQLAELRAAMPHTWFLVPGFGAQGGAAADVAGGFAADGLGAVVNSSRGVIFAYNKRPHPGGWQEAVRAAAEEAVEQFRAETPAGAL, from the coding sequence ATGCCCAGCTTTACCGATCGCCTCGCCGCCGCCGTGCGGGCCAAACGGAGCCCGCTGATGGTGGGCCTCGACCCGCGCGTCGCGCAACTGCCCGACGCCCTGCGTCCGGCGGAGGGAGCGCCGATGGCGGAGGTCGCCGACGCGTTCCGCCTGCACTCGTGCGGCGTGATCGACGCGGTCGCCGATCTGACACCGATCGTGAAGCCGCAGGCGGCCTTCTTTGAGCAGCTCGGCCCGGCCGGCATGGTGGCGCTTGGGGCGGTGATCGAGCACGCCCGCGCGGCGGGGCTGTTGGTCTGTGTGGACGGCAAGCGCAACGACATCGGCAGCACCGCCGAGGCGTACGCCGACGGCTGGCTCGGCGCCGACAGCCCGTGGAAGGGGGACGCCCTCACGGTGAGCCCTTACTTGGGCGACGACAGCCTCGAGCCGTTCACCAAGCTCGCCGCCCGGCGCGACGCGGGCGTGTTCATCCTGGTGAAGACCTCCAACCCGGGCGGCGGTCTGTTCCAGGACGAAGTGTCCGACGGTAAATCGCTGTACCAACGCGTCGGCGAGCACGTCGAATCGCTGTCGGCGGCGACCGCGGGAGAGTGCGGGTACGGCGTCGCGGGGGCGGTGGTCGGGGCGACTTACCCGGAGCAGCTCGCCGAGCTGCGCGCCGCAATGCCGCACACCTGGTTCCTGGTGCCCGGCTTCGGGGCGCAGGGCGGGGCGGCTGCGGACGTGGCCGGAGGGTTCGCGGCGGACGGTCTCGGCGCCGTGGTGAATAGCTCACGCGGGGTGATTTTCGCCTACAACAAGCGGCCCCACCCGGGCGGCTGGCAGGAGGCGGTCCGCGCCGCGGCGGAGGAAGCGGTCGAGCAGTTCCGCGCTGAAACCCCCGCCGGCGCCCTCTAA
- the ybhF_1 gene encoding putative ABC transporter ATP-binding protein YbhF, protein MGVLAPRNAGPDGKSLRTPKASAGPPIELRRLHRWFGPTHAVADVSFTVEPGEVFGYIGPNGAGKTTSMRILSTLDEPSAGDAFVDGFSVIEDPDRVRARLGFMPDYFGTYQNVSVREYLDFFARAYGLRGKERLGSLAYAMDFTGLDKLADKPIDGLSKGMKQRLCLGRTMIHDPSVMVLDEPAAGLDPRARIELREMISRLAEVGKAVLISSHILTELAEICDRVAIIEQGSLVAVGTVDEISSRVEEEISVRLRVLEQDDRGQASAERWLAQREHVDRVAGTKEGLSFVLSVEPDQRDSALSRLLADLVAAGFGVVEFTSRGKTLEDVFLHVTEGRVQ, encoded by the coding sequence ATGGGTGTCCTAGCTCCGCGGAACGCCGGCCCCGACGGGAAGTCTCTCCGCACTCCCAAGGCGAGCGCCGGACCGCCGATCGAGCTGCGCAGGCTGCACCGTTGGTTCGGCCCGACCCACGCGGTGGCCGACGTGTCGTTCACCGTCGAGCCGGGCGAGGTCTTCGGTTACATCGGCCCCAACGGGGCCGGCAAGACCACCAGCATGCGGATCCTCTCGACGCTCGACGAGCCCTCCGCGGGCGACGCCTTCGTCGATGGGTTCAGCGTGATCGAGGACCCCGATCGGGTACGGGCGCGGCTCGGTTTCATGCCGGATTACTTCGGCACCTACCAGAATGTAAGCGTCCGGGAGTACCTCGACTTCTTCGCCCGCGCCTACGGCCTGCGGGGCAAGGAGCGTCTCGGATCCCTGGCCTACGCGATGGACTTCACGGGCCTCGACAAGCTGGCCGACAAGCCGATCGATGGCTTGTCGAAGGGCATGAAGCAACGCCTGTGCCTGGGGCGCACGATGATCCACGACCCCTCCGTCATGGTGCTCGACGAGCCCGCCGCCGGCCTCGATCCGCGGGCGCGGATCGAGCTGCGCGAGATGATCTCCCGCCTCGCCGAGGTCGGCAAGGCGGTGCTGATCAGTTCGCACATCCTGACGGAGCTGGCGGAGATCTGCGATCGGGTGGCGATCATCGAGCAGGGCTCGCTCGTCGCGGTCGGCACGGTCGATGAGATCAGTAGCCGCGTCGAGGAGGAGATCTCCGTCCGGCTGCGTGTCCTGGAGCAGGACGATCGGGGGCAAGCCTCGGCGGAGCGGTGGCTCGCCCAGCGAGAACACGTCGATCGGGTCGCCGGCACGAAGGAGGGGCTCTCCTTCGTGCTGTCGGTGGAGCCGGATCAACGCGACAGCGCCCTGAGCCGCCTGCTCGCCGACTTGGTCGCCGCCGGTTTCGGGGTGGTGGAGTTCACCTCGCGGGGCAAGACGCTCGAGGACGTGTTCCTCCACGTGACGGAGGGCCGCGTGCAATGA
- a CDS encoding ABC-2 family transporter protein, whose amino-acid sequence MSEAIEASGPPQEAPPAGPVMRFLSWAGDRLNPILVKETRQSLKSRQFTLWFVLLLLACWVATIGAIAIIGPSIYYVSAGSLMLYVYYVILALPLAVVVPFSAYRSLSSEHEENTRDLLEVSTLTPRQVINGKLGSAGLQVTIYLSALAPCIAFTYLLRGVNLATIALLLLYAVFAAMGMSMIGLMLAAVTRKKYSQVVMSVALAGILFGVFSGLLTAAAGVLALDPSEFRSEWFWWLHLGILSLYVTTFAVFYAATVSLTTFTSANRSTPVRIALFAQQTVFVAWVAGLLHSGMPGEGLFGSFAVAAVYWFLAGAIMTSEDPTLSHRVRRSLPQSWLGRAVGSWFSPGGGSGYVFATANLLTLALLSIGYAIQQGGGGNPQIAKAVGLLTAYVVLYLGLGRFIILGLRRVTEVSSLGGFLLQVLCALAGSGLPFVVDTLSDRIRVADTAWINAMSPLWNTPRVLNAALSSDRELTLLFTVGALALAVALINLALASHEASQLRVSAPKRVREDDLDLNPPPEARPTNPWGDRPEPATDAMT is encoded by the coding sequence ATGAGCGAAGCGATCGAGGCAAGCGGCCCGCCCCAAGAGGCCCCGCCGGCGGGCCCCGTCATGCGTTTCTTGAGTTGGGCCGGGGATCGGCTGAACCCGATTCTCGTGAAGGAGACCCGCCAGTCGCTCAAGAGCCGGCAGTTCACGCTCTGGTTCGTGCTGCTGCTGCTGGCGTGCTGGGTCGCGACGATCGGCGCGATCGCGATCATCGGGCCGAGCATCTACTACGTGTCGGCCGGTTCGCTGATGCTGTACGTCTACTACGTCATCCTGGCGCTGCCGCTGGCGGTGGTGGTCCCGTTCTCCGCCTACCGATCGCTCTCGAGCGAGCACGAGGAAAACACCCGCGACCTGCTCGAGGTCTCGACGCTCACGCCCCGCCAGGTGATCAACGGCAAGCTCGGCAGCGCCGGGTTGCAGGTGACGATCTATCTGTCGGCGCTCGCCCCCTGTATCGCCTTCACCTACCTGCTGCGCGGCGTGAACCTGGCGACGATCGCCCTGCTGCTGCTGTACGCCGTCTTCGCGGCGATGGGGATGTCGATGATCGGCTTGATGCTGGCGGCCGTGACACGCAAGAAGTACTCGCAAGTGGTCATGTCGGTTGCGTTGGCGGGCATCCTATTCGGCGTCTTCTCGGGGCTCCTGACCGCCGCGGCCGGGGTGCTGGCGCTCGACCCGTCGGAGTTCCGCAGCGAGTGGTTCTGGTGGCTTCACCTGGGGATCCTGTCGTTGTACGTGACGACATTCGCGGTTTTTTACGCCGCGACGGTCTCGCTCACCACGTTCACCTCCGCCAACCGTTCGACCCCGGTCCGGATCGCCCTCTTCGCTCAGCAAACGGTCTTTGTCGCTTGGGTGGCGGGCTTGCTCCACTCGGGGATGCCCGGCGAGGGGTTGTTCGGCTCGTTTGCCGTCGCGGCGGTCTACTGGTTCCTCGCGGGGGCGATCATGACCAGCGAAGACCCGACGCTCAGCCACCGCGTCCGCCGCTCGTTGCCGCAGAGCTGGCTTGGACGCGCGGTCGGGTCGTGGTTCAGCCCGGGGGGAGGCTCGGGCTACGTCTTCGCGACGGCCAACCTGCTGACCCTCGCGCTGCTGTCGATCGGCTACGCGATTCAGCAGGGGGGAGGCGGCAACCCCCAGATCGCCAAAGCGGTGGGGCTGCTCACGGCTTACGTCGTGCTTTACTTGGGGCTGGGCCGATTCATCATCCTCGGGCTCCGGCGGGTGACCGAGGTCTCCTCGCTGGGCGGTTTCCTGTTGCAGGTCCTGTGCGCCCTGGCCGGTTCCGGCCTGCCCTTCGTGGTGGACACGCTCAGCGATCGCATCCGCGTCGCTGACACGGCGTGGATCAACGCCATGAGCCCGTTGTGGAATACGCCCCGCGTGCTCAACGCCGCTTTGAGCTCCGACCGCGAGCTGACGTTGCTGTTCACGGTTGGGGCGCTCGCCCTGGCGGTGGCGCTCATCAACCTCGCCCTGGCCAGCCACGAGGCGAGCCAGCTCCGGGTCTCGGCGCCGAAGCGTGTCCGCGAAGACGACCTCGACCTCAACCCTCCGCCCGAAGCCCGACCGACCAACCCGTGGGGCGATCGACCCGAGCCGGCGACCGACGCGATGACGTAG
- the outD_2 gene encoding Type II secretion system protein D precursor, with protein MGTRQSNRTRAAIAALGFLALAFGVSDSRAQATGERPAGAVRILKTLERHGDLTLREATLESALFTISELWGINIVAGDVSGSVNGVFKDAPLREILDSILLSNGYGYRPVGGSLVVSPMEQLGQINPFFTTETIPVGASKVDEVMEAARLMSTPQGQVRALPSARALLVVDFPDRVEKIRELVAQIDRATRRLASAGPTGVGPRQLEVAYFRTHFVPALQAATAIDVVLSADGRIASVENDDRLLVVDYPEHVRMVEAVLSRLDRPRPQVNIKSLIYDISLSDLEQIGINWDALSSGVVNADGTPSSGNGALVNSVTKAPFEAGASGGSFTFFSMHNDFNIQAIILALQQAEDSRLLADPNVTVMDNESAAIESVSEIPFQQLTQTTGGGNIGTTAFKEVGIKLDVVPKISRDGSIDMTVVPEFSRLAGFTPGDNQPIVETRRATTRVRVQNGQTLMIAGLRQRSDVGDFDGVPLLKDIRFVGHLFRSRDTQITESELVVFITPEVVGYSDPMGQRERLAADTVGCRLDYIPAAEGCPGCGSPGPCACESRGIIDTTILPGELSSPQPAQEHRVLPSPGESQGPREITPIPAELPAPQASQEPKSAGLNYPKLAKHTARRLPDPNEERPVMQVAARSGSTAGIEKPEQPLRVGYGSRFRAKGELAPATEGEPEKTPEPKRTLNDWLFWR; from the coding sequence ATGGGAACACGGCAATCGAACCGGACGCGAGCCGCTATCGCCGCGCTAGGATTCCTGGCGCTAGCGTTTGGGGTTTCGGACTCTAGGGCGCAGGCCACGGGCGAGAGACCCGCCGGGGCCGTGCGCATCCTCAAGACGCTCGAGCGTCACGGCGACCTGACGCTGCGTGAAGCGACTCTCGAGAGTGCGCTGTTCACCATCAGCGAGCTGTGGGGCATCAACATCGTCGCCGGCGACGTCAGCGGCTCGGTGAACGGCGTCTTCAAGGACGCCCCGCTCCGCGAGATCCTCGACTCGATCCTCCTGTCGAACGGCTACGGCTACCGCCCCGTTGGCGGCAGCCTGGTGGTCAGCCCGATGGAGCAGCTCGGGCAGATCAACCCCTTCTTCACCACCGAGACGATACCCGTCGGAGCCAGCAAGGTCGACGAGGTCATGGAAGCGGCCCGCCTGATGAGCACGCCGCAGGGGCAGGTGCGCGCTCTGCCGTCGGCGAGGGCGTTGCTGGTGGTCGACTTCCCGGACCGCGTCGAGAAGATCCGTGAGCTCGTCGCGCAGATCGACAGGGCGACGCGCCGGCTCGCGTCGGCGGGGCCGACCGGCGTCGGCCCGAGACAGCTCGAGGTCGCTTACTTCCGCACACATTTCGTCCCGGCCCTGCAAGCCGCGACGGCGATCGACGTGGTCCTCAGCGCCGACGGCCGCATCGCCTCGGTCGAGAACGACGACCGGCTCCTCGTGGTCGACTACCCCGAGCACGTCCGCATGGTCGAGGCGGTCCTCTCCCGGCTCGACCGGCCGCGCCCTCAGGTGAACATCAAGTCGTTGATTTACGACATCAGCCTGAGCGACCTGGAGCAGATCGGCATCAACTGGGACGCCCTGTCCAGCGGCGTCGTGAACGCGGACGGCACGCCCTCGTCGGGCAACGGCGCCCTGGTGAACAGCGTCACCAAGGCGCCCTTCGAGGCGGGCGCCTCCGGCGGGTCGTTCACCTTCTTCAGCATGCACAACGACTTCAACATCCAGGCGATCATCCTCGCGCTGCAGCAAGCCGAGGACTCGAGGCTGCTCGCCGACCCGAACGTGACGGTCATGGACAACGAGTCGGCCGCCATCGAGAGCGTCTCGGAGATCCCTTTCCAGCAGCTCACGCAGACCACCGGCGGGGGGAACATCGGCACGACCGCCTTCAAGGAGGTCGGCATCAAGCTCGACGTGGTCCCCAAGATCTCGCGCGACGGCTCGATCGACATGACGGTCGTCCCCGAGTTCAGCCGCCTGGCCGGCTTCACGCCGGGCGACAACCAACCGATCGTCGAGACCCGTCGGGCGACAACGCGGGTGCGGGTGCAGAACGGCCAGACGCTGATGATCGCGGGCCTGCGCCAGCGTTCGGACGTGGGCGACTTCGACGGCGTGCCCCTGCTGAAAGACATTCGCTTCGTCGGCCACCTATTCCGTTCGCGTGATACCCAGATCACCGAGAGCGAGCTGGTGGTCTTTATCACGCCCGAAGTGGTCGGCTACAGCGACCCGATGGGGCAACGCGAGCGTCTGGCGGCGGACACGGTCGGATGCCGTCTCGACTACATCCCCGCCGCCGAAGGCTGTCCCGGCTGTGGCTCGCCGGGGCCGTGCGCTTGCGAGTCTCGGGGGATCATCGACACGACGATCCTGCCGGGCGAGCTGAGCTCGCCACAACCGGCCCAGGAGCACCGCGTTCTCCCCTCGCCCGGGGAAAGCCAGGGCCCGCGAGAGATCACGCCGATCCCGGCGGAGCTCCCGGCGCCTCAGGCCTCACAGGAGCCGAAGTCGGCGGGGCTCAACTACCCCAAACTCGCGAAGCACACCGCACGGCGCCTGCCCGACCCGAATGAGGAGCGGCCGGTCATGCAGGTGGCGGCGAGGTCGGGTTCGACCGCTGGGATCGAGAAGCCGGAACAGCCGCTCCGCGTCGGGTACGGATCTCGGTTTCGCGCTAAAGGGGAGCTGGCCCCCGCCACCGAAGGCGAGCCTGAGAAGACGCCGGAGCCCAAGCGGACTCTGAACGATTGGCTCTTCTGGCGCTAG
- a CDS encoding Fimbrial assembly protein (PilN): MNQSSPDRRQSSDRRNSAARRRHADARSIYLELCHSVLRVAIVIESDSEELPELRTRTVRWRNEAPDLMCDAGQAELAEGLRRLVTEERLAGCSVSLAISSTLCVNRATSGATAKVESEIAELKERSQLYLSLGPGPKTTAVGRKSIDARHEHALVTVTNERTLQRLIDAVESAGMVVDVVESALVALSRLQGRLEPDNDAPVILAQLDEEHFEIGVSRLGELLVEYRPASDATVERLGEVVDDHLDRLKRYCGKLYNMWSVPFERMWLVGKPAEVAATNSETKTGLATEVMPLDRLSEYWRLPDGSSITAEMGAALGLAFRARLTEQGACPNLMDEIHARAKPPIRPFLMRALAPIAATLLAAATLWLVNLEQQAEIAALRSKFEKARPAQLRGERLSHEIAKAGSEIDNLTRLVQSTPEQNLTPLVERLGGCLPGDVWLRSLREFEGKVSLEGNSYTESGVYDFVRHLQEAPSWGEVALRGTGVAQTPQGPATSFEVELQLPLATPATKASKP, translated from the coding sequence ATGAACCAATCCTCCCCCGATCGCCGACAGTCGTCCGACCGCCGCAACTCGGCGGCGCGCCGTCGGCACGCCGACGCGCGGAGCATCTATCTCGAGCTCTGCCACTCGGTGCTGCGAGTCGCGATCGTGATCGAGAGCGACTCAGAAGAGTTGCCCGAACTCCGCACCCGCACGGTCCGCTGGCGGAACGAAGCGCCCGACCTGATGTGCGACGCCGGCCAGGCGGAGCTCGCCGAGGGCTTGCGCCGCCTCGTCACCGAAGAACGCTTGGCGGGGTGCAGCGTGTCGCTGGCGATCAGCAGTACGCTGTGTGTCAACCGCGCCACGTCGGGCGCGACCGCGAAGGTCGAGAGCGAGATCGCTGAACTGAAAGAGCGGAGCCAGCTGTACCTCTCCTTGGGCCCGGGGCCGAAGACGACCGCGGTCGGACGCAAGAGCATCGATGCCCGCCACGAACACGCCCTGGTCACCGTCACCAACGAGCGCACCCTACAGCGGCTGATCGACGCCGTCGAATCGGCCGGCATGGTGGTCGATGTGGTCGAGTCCGCCCTGGTCGCCCTGAGCCGACTGCAGGGGAGGCTCGAGCCCGACAACGACGCACCGGTCATCCTGGCGCAGCTCGACGAGGAGCACTTCGAGATCGGCGTGAGCCGGCTGGGGGAGCTGCTCGTCGAGTACCGCCCCGCGAGTGACGCCACCGTCGAGCGTCTCGGCGAGGTGGTCGATGATCACCTCGATCGCCTGAAGCGATACTGCGGCAAGCTGTACAACATGTGGAGCGTCCCCTTCGAGCGGATGTGGCTCGTTGGCAAACCGGCAGAAGTGGCCGCGACCAACTCGGAAACCAAGACCGGGCTGGCCACCGAGGTGATGCCACTGGATCGACTCTCAGAGTACTGGCGCTTGCCCGACGGCTCGTCCATCACCGCCGAGATGGGCGCCGCCCTCGGCTTGGCGTTCCGCGCCCGACTCACGGAGCAGGGCGCGTGCCCCAACCTGATGGACGAGATCCACGCCCGGGCGAAGCCACCGATCCGCCCGTTCCTGATGCGCGCCCTGGCGCCGATCGCCGCCACCTTGCTCGCGGCCGCCACCCTGTGGCTGGTGAACCTGGAGCAGCAAGCGGAGATTGCCGCCCTGCGAAGCAAGTTCGAGAAGGCCCGACCCGCGCAGCTGCGCGGCGAGCGTCTGTCCCACGAAATCGCCAAGGCCGGCTCGGAGATCGACAACCTCACCCGACTGGTCCAAAGCACCCCCGAGCAGAACCTGACACCGCTCGTCGAACGCCTCGGCGGCTGCCTGCCCGGCGACGTATGGCTCCGGAGTCTGCGCGAATTCGAGGGCAAGGTCTCACTGGAAGGGAACAGTTACACAGAGAGTGGTGTGTACGACTTCGTCCGTCATCTGCAGGAGGCGCCCAGCTGGGGCGAGGTCGCGCTCCGGGGCACCGGCGTCGCCCAAACCCCCCAGGGCCCGGCCACGAGCTTTGAAGTCGAACTGCAACTACCGCTAGCCACGCCAGCAACCAAGGCGTCGAAGCCATGA